From Malus sylvestris chromosome 1, drMalSylv7.2, whole genome shotgun sequence:
CAAAAAGCAAAAACGTGTCAAGCCCAACTTGCATTTTGTCAAAATGTCAGAAAACGACAAAAATTTAACCCaccaaaaataattcaaaacaaggaATCTTTTCCATTTCCTACCAAAAATCCACCCCCTCACCTTACAAAACCCCCATCACTTCCCCAACCGCATTTTCCACCGCAATCACTTCTCAAAAACATGGCCTCTCCGCCCACCCTCCTCCTCTCCGCCGCGCTCCTACTAACCTCCGCCTGGTGCGTACTATCCCTCCCGCGCTGCCCAGACTGCGGCACCACCACCGTCCCTTACCCCCTCAGCACATCCCCCACGTGCGGCGACCAGTCGTACAAGATCCGCTGTTCCGCGGGCTCCCTCCTCTTCGACACCCTCAACAACTCCTACCCAATCGAATCCGTCTCCCCTGCCTCCCAGCGACTGGTCCTCCGCCCCTCCGCCTTCCTCCCCAACACCTGCATCGCAACCGATATAGTCCACGAGGGCCTCCAGCTCAACAACTCCCTCCCCTTCAACGTCACCAGCAGCAACACCATCCTCTACCTCAACTGCACCGACACCCTCCTCCGATCGCCGCTCAACTGCACGGCGTCGAGCCTCTGCCACACATACATCAACGGCACCGGATCGGTGGGCTCTTGCAAGGAATCGCTGTGCTGCACGTTTCGGGCGGGCGGGTCGTCGACGTCGTACAATATCCGGGTCAGAAACTCGGGTTGCAGCGCGTACACCAGTTTCGTGAACTTGGATCCGGGCTTGCCCGTTGACCGGTGGCCCGAACCGGGAGTGGAGCTACAGTGGACATCGCCAAGGGAGCCCGAGTGTGGGACGCAGCCGGATTGTGAGGGGAAGTCCACTTGTAGGTCCGACCCGGCTGTCGCTGGGGTCAGGAGGTGCTTTTGCGACTCTGGCTTTACGTGGGACCCGGTTCAAGGCTTATGCGTTGATGGTGAGTTGCGGTGTCGTTTTGATGTATTGCATGGCTGCTCAGCCTTTGACTTCGAGGGTCACTCAGATTTTTGAACTTTGACTTTTTTTTGTTGGCAGATAGCATTGGTTCAAAGGACCGCACCGGACTAATAGCAGGTAAAGAATACTGATCCTCCATAATCTAATTagtcattaaaactaaagtttttaatTTGAAAGGAATTATCTTTTATAATGTTATTTCAAACACGACACATTACACAACTTGAAATTCACATGACATAAGACTTGATATGTGTGTCATAACTTTTTATTTCTCTCATGCACAGTAATCAAAAGgtctatttttttaaagtttcaaacgCTTAGAGATTAATCGCGGTGGTGATCAACTACTTAACGACTAGACAGGACCTTTAAGAACACTGATAAAAACAAAACGAATTATAGTAAAATCAAAGttattttccttcttttgttaCAAACGATATTGGAGGAGAGAGAACTGAACTTAGGATCCGAGACGCAGGCGTGAATATTCTCAACTAAGTGAGCTACAAGCCCTTGCGAAATCAAATTCGTTATATGCAAGAGAAGTTGTGACAAATCATACCTGAGGTTTATTTGTGGTCCAGACATTAAAACCTAGAGCACATTTTACAAACTCTATATTTGCATCACTAACAAGAAGGAAATCGAAACTTCCGCAGGTTTAACTTGTGGGATTGGTGCAACACTAATCGCAGCCACCATAGCCTTTCTACTCTACAAGCGCCACAGGCGCATCAAAGAAGCACAAGCGCGCCTGACGAAAGAGCGCGAGGATATCCTAAATGCCAACGGAGGCAGAGCCGCTAAAGTCTTCACCGGGAATGAGATCAAAAGAGCAACAAACAGCTTCTCCAAAGACCGGCTCCTAGGCGCTGGTGGATACGGCGAAGTCTACCAAGGAACTCTTGTAGACGGCACTGTCGTGGCTGTCAAGATTGCTAAGATTGGAAACACCAAAGGCATTGACCAAGTTCTCAACGAGGTCCGAATTCTGTGCCAAGTTAACCACAAGAGCCTTGTCCACCTACTCGGCTGCTGCGTCGAGTTAGAGCAGCCTATTCTGGTCTACGAGTACATCGAGAATGGAACCCTTCTCGAACATCTGCAGGCTCGAAAACCTGGTGGCTGGAAACATCTTTCTTGGATGCAACGTCTCCAGATTGCGCTTGACACGGCCGAGGGTCTTGCTTATCTCCATTTCTCAGCTGTCCCTCCAATATATCACCGTGACGTGAAGTCTAGTAACATCCTGCTTGATGAGAAGCTGAATGCCAAGGTTTCGGATTTTGGGTTATCGCGGTTGGCTCACACGGATTTAAGTCACATATCAACGTGTGCTCAGGGAACCCTCGGATATCTTGATCCCGAATATTATAGGAACTATCAATTGACGGACAAGAGTGATGTTTATAGCTTCGGAGTTGTGCTCTTGGAGCTGCTGACATCTCAGAAAGCTATAGACTTCAACAGGGAAGCGGATGACGTGAACCTGGCAGTTTATGCGCAGAGGATGATGTTGGAGGAGAGGTTGATGGACGTGGTTGATCCGTTGCTGAAAGAGGGAGCGAATGCTTTGGAGCTGGACACGATGAAGGCGCTGGGGCTCCTTGCGTTGGGTTGCTTGGAGGAGCGTAGACAGAACCGGCCTTCGATGAAAGAAGTCACCGAGGAGATTGAGTACATTGCAAGCATTGCCACTGCTAAGGCTGTAGATGCCTAGTTTTTGTTTACCAGAGTTATGCTCTGTACAGCTTGAGGAGAGGATTTTGCAACCCAAATAAAGAGGCAGTTTTGCTTGCTGAAATAtgagtgtgtttttttttatgatttgaaggtttagggtttagtgaCGTGTCTTAAAGAAAACTTTTGAAAGTTTTGAACATGCTAGAAGTGGGCATAcccaaaaagaagagagagtatGGTATTCGTCTACAACACTCGTCATCCATGTGTCAATAGTTTACAACACAATCAGTTACGTGATAAGTGTTGCTTGTCGAAATAAAGAGATGGGTTTGTTTGTTGAAATATGAGTATGTtcatgatttcaatgtttaggATTTAGGGCTTAGGAACGTGTCTTAAAGAAAACTTTTGAAAGTATTAACATGCTAGTAGTGACTAGTGGGCATATCCAAAAAGAGGAGAAAGTATATTATTCGTCTACAACACTTGTTATTCATGTATCATTACATTATAAACAGTCAATCACGTGATGAGTGTTGTAGACAGAATAGAATAATAGAGCATATTCTCTCTGAAGGTCAATCATATGGGTGGCAGCAGGGCAATTCTGTAGTTGGGCTTTTTGGGTGGACTTATGCCCTTAAAGAAAGATTAGCACTAATAATGATGGGCCTTTATGGgcgaaggattttttttttttgattgttttgtttttattctgAAAGCTAGCATTGATCAATCTTTGGTTTAGTTTCTAATGAGTGATTAGCTCGAGCAGAGCTGTTGTCAACTCTTTCAAATGATTTCTGTAATGAGTGGAAGTGAGGCCTAAAATAGGCTTTGAACAACCTTTTCCTCAATTTTGTCACTTTTTTCACACTAGATTTACTATGAATTCGAGTCATATGGTTTCAGAAAATCGTATGATTTTACTGATCTAAATAAAATAGGttttacatgaaaaaaaaattggttcaaCATGTTCTATTCTATACGGTAGGGGAAGAGTCCGACTCagtattcttaaaaaaaatagaaaaatcagAACCAAGTCAAGAAGGTACGAGTCAACTCCTTCATGCGCAATGACGGAGCTAGGATTTTTTCACCGGGTGAGCTAGGTTAAAGATTTGAATCTTTATAAAAAGAAACTTGATACTACAATTTTTCACGGTATTAGCTCacttaagaaaattttcataAGGTGAGCCAATAATTTTCATTATTAAACAAATACATGAAATTCAAACAAATCCAAACTTGTACGTGTACAAGAAGCGATGAGAAAAATGATGTAAGAAAAAGAGACGTTTTGTAAACTATATTATATActtttatataattaaaccgAGAGAATTCGGATCAGTGACTAAAAATATGGTGGGATACATtcgaaaatcaataaaaattacatgtaaaattttattttccaccGAAAGCTACCTGGGATATAGGCCACGGTAGCCCTGAACTTGACTCCGTCAGTGTTCTTGCGCCAAAGATCTTGCCGAACGGACGGCCATCGAAAACACATTTAGACTGCTCATCCACACTTTAACTTGTGCCTGTAACTAATTCACTCATGTTATAATATGAACATACGACAAATTTATATTTTAGCGTATGATTTTAATATTCAATACACTCGTTACGAGTGAGTTGGTCATGCTACGAGGCGGAGTTCGAAGACCACATTATAATTTCTCGATAATTTCTTGACATTCTAAAAATGGTAGCTTAATTGTCCTGCCTATTATTTCTTGACATTCTAAAGATCTGGACCCATAAAAATAAGATCAAATTCTCACGTGATTTATGCTTTCTTGCAGAAGACACGTGTTGGGCTGACTTGTCCTTTACTAATTTAACTAGCATTCCACTCAAAGGTTGCATGAAGAaaaaatgacacaccccaaAAGGTTTCATTACTAACGTTATTGAAAGGGTAATTTTCATTACAGCAAAAGTTGAAAGCCCACGAAGTGGATACATGAAGCATACAGATAAAGGCGGTGTAGGGGGATACATGAAGAGTGACGTATTAACGATTACAAAGGCGTCATCCCGTCTACACCACACAAAACTTAGATTGAAGGGGAATAAAGTAGACCATCTTTGTTGAGAATGTACGCCAACAAAGATACGGGTCTGTCGACTAAAGTGTAAACCCTCGTCTCCGAGAACTTAATCCACGCCACCTTTggtttgtttggtttaatacACTAAAAGGTTAAAGGTTCGAACTTGAGGCCGGCCACAGGCCACAAGGCCAATTACTTAGAAGTGGAGCATAACCAATATATGCATGCATGACTTGCTATTTTGTCAAAGGGATCCAACGCCAAAAGGTGAACGAATCTTTTAGGTCATTTGTGTGAAGACGGCAAATTTAGAACATGCTCATGTTGACCAACATAAGTAAGCCTTAGTTTTTGCACAAGATGATCGAGTTTTTTAATTGTATGATTCGGCGCATAGATAAACACTCATAACTGTTTGAGTTACAAACTTCTTGTTATGACGTATTCAatgtaaaatttatataaaactcGCTTGTATTTTGTTAAAGTTTGAACTTTGCTTTGTGGTTGAATTTCTCATAGTTGTATTTGTACGTACTTGTATTAGAAGAGAGATATTATTTGAACCATATTGACTAATTGGAGGCGGATTCATGGCATCATTTTTTTACACAAATTTTGACACTTTTTTGTGTGGGATCCACTCTGTGATGTATTTGATCATCAGTGCCGTCTATCTTTTAGAATATCATTTATAGATTATCtttgcaaaaaattagacaaattcaaaatcattaagacattcatttgtagtgaagaaaatggacGAATACGATTCTGcaaagaaaccctaaacccttaatcCAACGGTTATATGGTTTCTAATTTGTGTGATTTTCGGTAGACATATGATCTTTGGTGGAAGACCTAAAAGATAGAATGTGCGAatcattaaaatacattacggAGTGGGCCGCATAAAAACATGTGTCAAAAGCTGTGTAAAAAAGTGGTGTCACGAATTCGTCCCCTTACTAATTACCTTGTCAATGATCTCTCAAATATACATGAGTCTCACATGTATAGATGGGTTCCACCTTTGTTATAAAGTTGATAAGATGGACAGTAAATGTGGTACAAATAACATTGTTCGTAATTAAGACAGACATTTGTTTTGGTGCATATCAATGACCTTTTTTTCAATAGCCAAGCAAAAGTTTAAGGCTGAAATTAGCTGGACCTTGTGCTTATATACTATTTGGGGTTTATTTAAACCTTTATGTGGATCTTTCCCTGGAAGCAAGCAAAATCCATGTGATTGGTAAAATGGTGCATTGAGGGTGCATCTTTATCCGgaatatgcttttttttttgctgcCTTTTTGGCAAATCTGTCCGCAACTTGCAAGTTGATTTAAAtgaggaaactttaacgaaaagctttaggtactgttcactttaacgaaaatttacatttttacactaaaaaaatcaatcatggtactattcactttaccttttattttgtctttatcgttaaaactcaaaatttttaagctatttttattaattttcctttaaacTAATAGGGATTGGTGGATCTCAAATTAAATATGTCACACATCGTCTGGGACCTCTTCCACAATCAAATCTTCTCCATTTAAAATAGATGTGaggtttttgtgtttctaattATTGACTGATATATATTAAGTTTGGGTAAAAgattgtttactaccctcatatttcgtggttttcaatatttaatacatcaaatttttttcgtcTCAAAGTCATacataaagtgtaaattttgggacagtctcatacatccgttagtcaaactgttaaatgtgccgttaattgtgacgtggcgcctatgtggacaatgactgggcgccacgtgtcagccacattttttttttctttcttctttcttctttttcttcttcttcctccgactgcaactttttttttcttcttcttccttctccttcttccttcctccttcttctcctttttccttcttcttccttctcccttctccttctccttcttcttcctccgaatctggggaagtttttttttttccttcttccttctccttcctccttccttcttccttctccttcctccttcttccttcctcttcttcttcttcttcctccgaatctgcccagattcggtattttttttttcttcttccttcccccttcctccttcttccttcttccttcttccttcttccttcttccttcttccttcttccttccccttcttctccttcttccttcttcttccttcgaatatggggaagatgaaggttttttattttttttatttttttgaggaagatgaagaagaaggaagaaggaagaaggagaaaaagaaggaagaaagaggaagaaggagaaagaagaaaaaaaaaaggttgcagtcggaggaagaagaagaagaagaagaaagaagaaaaaaaaaaaaccgaatctgcccagattcggaggaggaagaagaagaagaagaaaaagaagaagaaggaagaagaaagaaggaggaaggaggaaggagaaagaagaaggagaaaaaaaattccccagatttggaggaagaagaagaagaagaagaagaagaagaagaagaaggagaagaggaaggaagaaggaggaagaaggaggaagaagaagaaagaaggagaaaaaaaaaccgaatctgggcagattcgaaggaagaagaagggagaaggaggaaggagaaggaagaagaaagaagaagaaagaaggaggaagaaggaggaagaagaagaaagaaggagaaaaaaaaaccgaatctgggcagattcgaaggaagaagaagggagaaggaggaaggagaaggaagaagaaagaagaagaaagaaggaggaagaaggaggaagaagaaaaaaaaaaaaaaacttccccagattcggaggaagaagaaggagaaggagaagggagaagggagaaggaagaagaaggaagaaggagaagaaggggaaggaagaaggaggaaggaagaaggagaaggaggaagaaaaaaaaaagttgcagtcggaggaagaagaagaagaagaaagaagggaaaaaaaaacgtgactgacacgtggcgcccagtcattgtccacatggacgccacgtcacaattaacggcagatttaacagtttgactaacagatgtatgagactgtcccaaaatgtacactttaggtatgactctgagacgaaaaaaacttgatgtactaaatgttgaaaaccatgaaatatgagggtagtaaacagtcttttacccattAAGTTTTTtacaacaaaatttaaaaaagttAAATTTATAATCATGTGTCAGTCA
This genomic window contains:
- the LOC126623785 gene encoding wall-associated receptor kinase-like 20: MASPPTLLLSAALLLTSAWCVLSLPRCPDCGTTTVPYPLSTSPTCGDQSYKIRCSAGSLLFDTLNNSYPIESVSPASQRLVLRPSAFLPNTCIATDIVHEGLQLNNSLPFNVTSSNTILYLNCTDTLLRSPLNCTASSLCHTYINGTGSVGSCKESLCCTFRAGGSSTSYNIRVRNSGCSAYTSFVNLDPGLPVDRWPEPGVELQWTSPREPECGTQPDCEGKSTCRSDPAVAGVRRCFCDSGFTWDPVQGLCVDDSIGSKDRTGLIAGLTCGIGATLIAATIAFLLYKRHRRIKEAQARLTKEREDILNANGGRAAKVFTGNEIKRATNSFSKDRLLGAGGYGEVYQGTLVDGTVVAVKIAKIGNTKGIDQVLNEVRILCQVNHKSLVHLLGCCVELEQPILVYEYIENGTLLEHLQARKPGGWKHLSWMQRLQIALDTAEGLAYLHFSAVPPIYHRDVKSSNILLDEKLNAKVSDFGLSRLAHTDLSHISTCAQGTLGYLDPEYYRNYQLTDKSDVYSFGVVLLELLTSQKAIDFNREADDVNLAVYAQRMMLEERLMDVVDPLLKEGANALELDTMKALGLLALGCLEERRQNRPSMKEVTEEIEYIASIATAKAVDA